Proteins encoded in a region of the Strix uralensis isolate ZFMK-TIS-50842 chromosome Z, bStrUra1, whole genome shotgun sequence genome:
- the LOC141937653 gene encoding LOW QUALITY PROTEIN: syncytin-2-like (The sequence of the model RefSeq protein was modified relative to this genomic sequence to represent the inferred CDS: inserted 2 bases in 1 codon; deleted 1 base in 1 codon), protein MEGYTNLARKIVFFTIILVNVYTVVVAWNQNFFVGLLHGMAQGNNWSDCWVCTELAKSGQFPCLGIPKFNIPWFTNTTGWVGGPTPHDLTGVWRRLDGNYDRYCLYGLDLKIELEYQWILDQVDRNDALYNESKAVEQMWAKSTWLLRQPIMMQNRGSNSVQFLHTKKGAYQTCNNTYPRGSIRKTGYTGWGKFPGECHDTAEWNHGPSEKRCSLPPGWWYLRANGKTRKCLPQNWWGECTTGILLPISYPTRNLQGVSQTLWYQVKQKREVENPLVIRGTGFHSFVRWLIPMLGVSELEKAIENISATVEILANATADAIVNLQKEINSLAEVTIQNRMALDLLMAKEGGVCTVINQSCCAFVNREAQIETDVHRIWEASKLLHLIAQDDTSWGFTNLWEKLTSWLPNFAWLKQLFXILELLTCILIKCFFWCCQNTGDAYVTWKKNQLSHRLESNKYFSKVLDQESIY, encoded by the exons atggaaggttacacaaatttggccaggaaaattgtatttttcacgATAATTTTGGTCAACGTCTATACCGTTGTGGTAGCATGGAAtcagaatttctttgtaggccttcttcatgggatggctcaaggaaataattggtcagattgctgggtatgcacagaattagcaaaatcaggtcaatttccttGTCTAGGcattcccaaatttaacatcccatggtttacaaatacgacaggttgggtagggggaccCACCCCTCATGATCTGACAGGAGTATGGAGACGACTTGATGGCAATTATGACAGGTATTGTCTTTATGGACTAGATTTAAAAATTGAGCTAGAATATCAATGGATATTAGATCAAGTTGACCGAAATGATGCCTTGTATAATGAATCCAAAGCCGTTGAACAAATGTGGGCAAAAAGCACATGGCTACTCCGACAGCCAATAATGATGCAAAACAGGGGAAGTAATTCGGTCCAGTTCTTACACACAAAAAAGGGGGCTTATCAAACCTGCAATAATACATACCCCAGAGGGTCAATAAGGAAGACTGGCTACACGGGATGGGGGAAATTCCCAGGCGAATGCCATGATACCGCTGAGTGGAACCATGGTCCCAGTGAGAAAAGGTGCAGTTTACCGCCAGGTTGGTGGTACTTACGTGCAAACGGGAAGACCAGGAAGTGTTTACCTCAAAATTGGTGGGGAGAATGTACAACAGGTATATTATTGCCTATCTCATACCCCACTAGGAATCTGCAAGGTGTCTCACAGACCCTGTGGTACCAGGTTAAACAAAAAAGAGAGGTTGAGAACCCCCTGGTAATTAGAGGAACCGGATTTCATAGCTTTGTAAGATGGCTCATCCCTATGTTAGGAGTAAGCGAATTAGAAAAAGCCATAGAAAATATCTCTGCCACTGTTGAAATCTTGGCTAACGCTACTGCTGACGCCATTGTTAATTTACAAAAGGAGATTAATTCATTGGCAGAAGTAACTATACAA AATCGCATGGCTTTGGATCTATTAATGGCTAAAGAAGGAGGGGTCTGTACTGTAATTAATCAAAGCTGCTGTGCCTTTGTAAATCGTGAGGCCCAAATTGAGACAGATGTGCATAGGATTTGGGAAGCTTCAAAACTACTTCATTTAATAGCACAAGATGATACATCCTGGGGTTTCACAAACCTTTGGGAAAAATTGACTTCATGGCTACCTAATTTTGCATggttaaaacagctttt gatTTTAGAACTATTAACTTGCATTCtaatcaaatgtttcttttggtGCTGCcagaacactggagatgcttatgtcacatGGAAAAAGAATCAGCTTAGTCAtaggctggaatcaaacaagtacttttctaaagTGTTAGATCAGGAGTCAATTTATTAA